In the genome of Bradyrhizobium sp. CB3481, the window AACGGCGCGCGCGGCGGCACCGATCGTTTCGGTCATCGAAGCGGTCGTGTTGGGATTGACGATCAGGATTTTTGTCATGGCGCATCGTAGCCGGGATCGGGGACCGCGCAACTCTCGTCGTCCCGGCCCTGAGCCGGGACCCATACGCCGCGGCCGTCGGAATAGGCACAAGGAGAGACATCTTCTTTCACTCACGCGCTCCTGTGGTTATGGGTCCCCGCCTTCGCGGGGACGACAACTAGCTGATGATCGTCTCCACCCACGCCGCGAACGCATCCAGCGCCTCGTCCAGAACAACACGATCGTTCCGCCCCGAGCTCTTCAGCACATGGAAGGAATGATCGGCGGCTTCGAGCAGATGCAGCGTCGCGCGCGATCCGAGCGCCTTCACGACCGGTTTGAGCAGGCTCAATTCGGCCAGCGCATCGCGCGTGCCCTGCAGGAACAGCATCGGTATCTTGACCTCGGCGAGATGCTTGGCGCGGTCGCTGGACGGCTTCCCGGCCGGATGCAGGGGGAAGCCGAGAAACGCGATCCCGCGAACGCCCGGCAGGGCGACCGACGCCTGCGCCTGCGACGTCATCCGTCCGCCGAAGGATTTACCGCCGGCGATCAGCGGCATCGCGGGATAGCAGCGCGCCGCTTCCGTCACCGCCGCCCGCACCGCAGCGTGCGCGAGCGCCGGCGGATCGGGCCGTTTGCTGCCTTTCTCCATATAGGGGAATTGATAACGAAGCGACGCAATGCCGCGCTCGGCGAGGCCGGCGGCGATCGCCTCCATCGAGGCATGAGTCATGCCGGCGCCGGCCCCGTGCGCGAACACGTAACAGGCGCGAGGCTGTGGCGGCTGCACCAGCAGGGCAGACACAACCTCGGAAAATCCGACTTCAATTCGCAGGAGCTCCGCAGCTTTTTCCATCATGTGATCTGCCTGACACTTCACCGCATTGGGGAGCTTCTATACTGCAAAAAAGGCCGAGCTCGGCCACGCAATGCCCCGAGGAGCCGGATTTATGGACAGAGCCATGGCGCCACTATAGGATGGCATCATGTTCAACCGCACGCCGAGGGTGATTCGCCTTCCGGCGTTTTTTGATAACAGACGGATATTGCGCGCTGATAGCGCGGGTTTGGGGAAGGGGCGGGCCATGCGCGGCTGGGGAATTGCGAAAATTGTGATCGCGCTGGCGATCGTCGGTGTCGGTTACGCCGCCTTCAAGGATGACATCGCCAAGACCTGGCAGGATCTTCACGTCAGGCTCGTGGAGCATCCGACGCCGAAGAAGACCGTGTGGCTCGACCAGGGCATCAGCAAAGATAGGCTGAGCTGGTTCTATCACGCCGACCAGGGCACCCGGACGTTCAGCTTCCCCTACGAATGGCTGATGGCGCTCGAGCAGCCGACGATTTCGTGGGTGCCGTTCACCAAGGTCGGTCTCTTCAGCGACCCCGCATATCTCGATCGCTACGGCTTCATTGCGGATACCATCATCCCCGGCAAGGCAGAGCTTCCGATCGGGTTCGCGAAAGGCTCGGTGATGCTCGATCCGACCGGCGCGCCGTGGAAGAATCCGCGAACCAAGCAGGAGATGAAAGGCGTTGGCCTGACCTGCGCGGCCTGCCACACCGGCAGCTTCACCTACAAGGACACCCACGTCGTGATCGACGGCGGTCCGGCGCTGACCAATCTCTTCGCAATGAAACAGGGTATGGGCATTTCGCTGGTGCTGACGCGATACTGGCCCGGCCGCTTCGATCGTTTTGCCGACCGCATCCTCGGACCGGACTCCACCGTCGACGACCGCGAGACGCTGAAGACCCAGCTCGATCAGGTTCTCGCCCAGTATAAGCAGGTCAAGAATCTGGAAGAGCGCGTCGCCGCGCAGAGCATTCTGGAAGGCTATGGAAGGCTCGACGCCCTCAACCGGATCGGCAACCAGGTATTCTCACTCGATCTGAAGAAGCCGGAAAACTACGCCGGCTCCTCCGCGCCCGTGCATTTTCCGCGGATCTGGAACACGCCGTGGTTCGACTGGGTCCAGTACAACGGCTCCATCATGCGGCCAATGGTGCGCAATGCCGGCGAATCGCTCGGCGTTTCCGCGGAGCTCAACCTGACCGACCCGTCGAAGGGCCTATACAAGTCGAGCGTCGACCTGATGTCGCTTTACGACATGGAGCAGATGATCAAGGGCGACAAGCCGCCGAACGCGAAGGACGGATTCTCAGGGCTGAAATCGCCGAAATGGCCTGGCGACATCCTGCCACCGGTCGATCCGAAGCTCGCCGAAAAAGGCGCCGAACTCTACAGGACACATTGCCAGGAATGCCACCGCCCGCCGGTTACGAGTGCGGCATTCTACGACTTCAACAACAAGGACTGGTGGACCAAGAACGAGGCGGGCGAAGCAATCCTCAAGGTCGAGAACGTTCCGATCTCGCATATCGGCACCGATCCCGCCCAGGCGGCGGACATGCTGGCACGCACTGTCGCGATGCCCGAAAACCTCGGCATCAAGAACAACAGTTTTGCGTTCGCGCTCGGCGAACTCGTCGAGAAGACCGTCGACACCATCTACAACCAGCAGAAGCCGCCGACGAGCCCCGCGGACCGGAGCCGGATCGACGGCTACATGCCGAACGAACTGCGCGGTGAACTGGCTTACAAGGTTCGTCCCCTGAATGGCGTCTGGGCGACACCGCCCTATCTGCATAACGGCTCGGTGCCGACCATCGACGACCTGCTCGGCGATCCCGAGCAGCGGCCGACGAAGTTCTATCTCGGCAGCCGCGAATACGATCCCGTCAAGCTTGGTTACAAAAGCGAGCCAATCGCGGGCGGCTTCGAATTCGACACTTCGATTCGCGGCAATTCGAATCGGGGCCACGAATTCCGCAAGGACTACGACAAGAACAAGGAGATCACGGGCGTGATCGGACCGGCGCTCTCGCCGGACGATCGCAAGGCGCTGATCGAGTATCTCAAGACGCTCTGAGTCTGTTTGCATGCGGCCCGGCGTCGCCCGGTCGCTGGCGCCCTCCCGCGCAACACCGCACAGCAGATGGACGGCGCGTCCTTACCGGCTCGCCACCAACCGCAACTGCGGTTTGATCGTTTCTTCCAGTTCGGACTTGAGCTGGTGCACGCGTGGATCGTCCGAGCGCGCCGCGCAGATCGCGTATTGGTTGACCGAGCGCTTCAGCGCCTGCCGTTCTTCCGCCGTGCGCGTCACCTCCGGGCTGGACAGCCTCAGCACCATGCCGCCGAGTTGCACCAGCATTTCGTCGAGCGCCCGATCCATTCCAGCAAATTGATTCATCGCACCACTCCCTCGAAAAGGAGTAATGAGCGGCGCGCCCGCACGTTCCCCGCGCGCTCGTTTACAGATAACCAGGAGTAAACGGCGCCAGCCTATCAGCCCGCCCTGCGCATCTGATTGCCGAAATCACTCTCAATTGAAGGAAATCAGCAGGGCTGCCCGGCAAAGGGCGCAATTGCGGCAGTCCGGGCCGTTACCTATGCTGCCGCCTCATTCCATATGAGGCCCCGCATGATTCCGCCGCTCGATCCCGTCGTTGCCCAGATCATTCCGCTGCTGCCGCTGCGCGATCCCGCGACGATGACGCCGCAAACCTGCCGCGATGACCTGCGCGCCCTCGCCGCCGCGCGCGCAAAGGTTCCACCGCCGCCGGTCGCAAGCACGGAAGACATCAAGGTGAAAGGCGCGGCCGGGTTCCTTGACGCGCGGGTCTACCGGAATTCGAACGGCAAATCGCCAACGGTGGTGTTCTTCCACGGCGGCGGCTGGGTGGCCGGCGATCTCGAGACCCATGACCGCCAGGCGCGCTGGCTCGCGATCGAGACCGGCGCGGTCGTCGTCTCCGTCGATTATCGCCGCCCGCCCGAGGTGCGCTTTCCCGGCGCATTCGAGGACGCGTTCGCGGCAACGAAAGATGTCATCGCCCGCATCGCTGAGTTCGGCGGCGATGCCGCGCGTGTCGGCGTCGCCGGTGACAGCGCCGGCGGCAATCTCGCAGCGACCACCGCGATCGCCTGCCGTGACGCCGGCATCAGGCTGGCGGCGCAATTGCTGGTCTATCCCGTCACCGACGTGCTCGGCAATTTCGCCGATGCTGGTGAGAATGCGCGCTTCCCCTCACGTCATGAGAATGCGGACGGCTATTTCCTGACCCGCGCCACCATGGAATGGTTTTGCGACCACTATCTCGAAGACCGCGCCCACGGCACCGACTGGCGCGTCTCGCCGCTACGCGCCAAAAATCTTTCCGGCGTCGCGCCTGCGATCGTCACCACGGCATGGTTCGATCCGCTCCGCGACGAGGGCAAGGCCTATGCCGACGCGCTGAAGGCCGCCGGCGTGCCGACCAGCTATCACGACGGCCTCGGCCTGATCCACGGCTATTTCGGTCTCGGCGAAGCCTCCGAGACCGCCAAGCGCGAGGCGCAACGCGCTCGCGCCGAGTTCAAGGCGTTGCTCGACAAGGGCGCGTGAAGCGTTCGAGCAGCGCGCGGCTCATCCCGCCAGGCTTCGGATGAACTCGATCAGCGCAGCGCTGACCTCGTTCGGCCGCTCCTGCTGGGTCCAGTGACCGCAGCCGGGCAGCATCTGGATCTTGCGCAACGCCGGAACGAAGTTCTTCATATTGGCGAGCAACTGTTCCGTGCCGGGGAAGGCGACGATAAAGTCGTGGTCGCCCGCGATGTAGAGCGCCGGGATCGACACCGGCAAGCCGGCCATCGCGCCCGTGATCTCCCAGTTGCGGTCGATGTTGCGGTAGTAGTTCAGCGCCCCGCGAAAGCCGGTGCGGCGAAACTCCTCGCCGTAAAAATCGATGTCGCTCTCGGTCAGCCAGGCCGGCAGGGTTTTCGGCGCGCCTGGTCCTTGCAAAAATCCGCCGCCCTTCGGCACCATGCCGAGGTTCGGCGCCGGCCCGCCGACGGCTGCGGCCGCCCGCGCCGCCGCGACACCATCGCCGGAGGCGCCGAAGAGCATGTTGCGGATGGTTGAACGGGGGTCGCGCCCCAGCTCCGCCTCGGCCACGCCCGGCTCCTGGAAATAGAGCTGATAGAACTGCGCATTCTCGGTGCGCGGCATCAGGCTGGTCGGCGGCGCCTTGCCGCGTGGCCGGAACGGCACGCTGAGCGCTGCGACCGCCCTGAAGCGGTCGGGCCGCATCAGCGCGGCCTGCCAGGCGACGCTGGCGCCCCAGTCATGGCCGACGATGACGGCGGTCGCCACGTCCAGCGCATCGAGAATGCCGACCAGGTCGCCGACGAGATGCAGGATCGTATACTGGTCGATCGCCTGCGGCGCATCGCTCTTGCCGTAGCCGCGCATGTCGGGGGCGACGACACGGAAGCCGGCGGCGGACAGCGCAGCAATCTGATGTCGCCATGAGAACCAGGATTCGGGGAAACCGTGCACCAATAGGACCAGCGGCCCCTCGCCCTGCTCGGCGACATTGAGGCGAATCCCGTTGCACTCAATGATCCGTTGCGTCGGCATGCTCACCTTCTCGTCTTTCGATGCAGTTGCTGCGACCGCGCGCGACGCGGCCGCAACGCGCCATGCGAGCGGTAGCGACGCGGCGGTCAGCAGTTGACGTCTGTTCATGACATTTTCCCCCGATCAGGTTTGCGCAACGGCAGCCGGCTGCGGCGCCAGCTCCGACTGCTGCTCGCGAACGAATTCTTCGAACGTCTTCGGCTTGGCGCCGCCGATCTTTTCGATCGTATCCGTTACTGCGAAGCGTGCGATCTCGGCCGACAGGCTGGCGGCCCGCAGCGATTTCCAGAGCGCGGACAGATGTTCGACCGCATGCGCATTCCAGCCGCGCGCGAGAACCTCGCTCCGCCACGCTTCGTCCGATATCTCCTCGTAATGCACGTCCCTCTCAAAGACGCGCGCGAAGGCGCCGACGATCTCGCGGATCGAGTTGGTGCTCCCGATCACGGGAAATGCGGCTCCCGCGGGCCGCTCCGGCCCCGTCAGCAGGCCGACCGCGATCCGCGCGACGTCTTCGGCGGAAATCAGCGGCAGAATGGTGTTTTCGTCTCCGAGCGGCAGGCGGATGGCGCCGCGCGCCGGCATGCTCGCGCCAACGAGGCGCGCCACATTCTCGTAGAACACGGTGGCGCGAAGATGCAGCGGACCGACGCCGGCCCATTCGAACACCTGTTCCGATAAATAGTTCTGCCGCATGCGCGGCGTCGGCGCATCGATCGACGACTGGTACATCACGAGATTGACCAGCCGCGAAACGCCATGCCTGCGGGCCGCATACGCCATCGCGGCTGTCGCATCGCCCAGCCCGTCCTGCACCGGATAGGCAAAATAGATCGCCGAGACATCCCTCGCGGCCTGCTCGACGGAACGGACATCGAGAAAATCGCCGACGAAGATTTCGGCCCCGAGCGATTTCAGGCGATCGGAGCGCTCGTCGATCTGGCGCACGAAAGCGCGGACGGGAACGCCGCGCTTGAGCAGCATTTCGGAGACATGCCGGCCGGTTCGGCCTTGAGCGCCGCCGGCCGCTGAGGTCACGAGGATGGGTTTCGTCATGAGAACGATCCTTTTACATCGGGGCCCGGTTTTGGTACGATCCGGTACCAGGCAACCCCGAATATGGTACCGACTGGTACCAAGTCAAGTGGAAAAGTGAGGCGATGAGTCCAAAGGTCAGGGCGGGCGGCGGGGAAGCCGATGCAACCGAAGTCCGGAAGCGAATCATCGGCGCCGCCCTTTCGGCCTTCATGGAGGGCGGCTACGCGCAGACCTCGACGCTGGAGATTGCGACGCGCGCGCGCGTTTCGAAGCGCGAGCTCTACGCGCTGTTCGGCAACAAGGAAGCGATGCTCGTCGCCTGCATCACCGAGCGCGCCCAGCGGCTGAAGGCGCCGGCCGATCTGCCCGAACTTCGCAACCGGGAAATTCTGGCTGAAGTCCTCACCGCCTTTGGCACGAGGCTGCTGACGGAAACGACCGATCCCATCGTCGTCGCGATGTTCCGCCTCGCCATTTCGGAGACGGTGCACGCGCCAAAAGTGGTGCAAGCGCTGGACGCGGTCGCGCGCAAGCCAACGCGCGATGCGTTGCGTGCGATCATGGCGAGCGCGAAATCAGCCGGGCTTGTCGCCGGCGAGACCGATCCGATGGCCGAAAAATTCCTCGGACTGCTCTGGGGCGACCTGATGACCAGCCTGCTGCTTCAGGCGGCGAGCCGCCCCACGGCCGCCGAAATCGCGCGACGCGCCCGCGAGGCAACGGTCGCGCTCCTCAAGATCTATCCAGAGCCTGGTCAGACCCGGCCTTGATCGGATTGTTTGGCGTAAAGACTGGCGATCCCGGGAAGACTCGAACTTCCGACCTACGGTTTAGGAAACCGTCGCTCTATCCGGCTGAGCTACGGGACCGCGGACCCGCGCATCGAGGCGGGTGCTTGCGGGCTTCATAGCAAAGCAGGCGCGACATCGCCAGCCCTCTAAAGTCCGGGCGCCCAGGTCTTGATATTGCCGTCTTGATATCGCCGTGGCCGGCATGCCGCCTGAAGGAAGATGTTGGCTCCGCCCGGGATGAACCGAAGGGACGAGGAACGCGCGAGCAGCGCCCTGCCCGCCCCGAACCGACTTGAGCCGGCGCAGGCGATGGAGAGCAACAGGCGCCCATGCCGGGAACGGGTTAGATGTCAGCGCGTACCGATGCGTTGGTGTCGCAGCAAGAAACCGGCAAAATAACTGCGTCCATCGATCTCCGTTACGGCCGGTTGCCACCCAGCATGAGCTGCCGGTTCAACGCAGACGATCGCCGTATGTTTCAACGAAGGCTGCACATCGACATGCGCGCATTCCGAAACATCCTCCGCAGCGTCGAGGAACATTCATTGGTGCGTTCAGTTCTAGAAGCACCAATCAACCTTTCGAGGAGGATACAATGCAGAAACTTTTGGCCGCGGCTCTCCTGAGTGCCGCTTTGTTCAGTGTGCCTGGCTACGCGCAGTCTCCCCAGCCCGCTGACCGTGCCGCGCCAGCGGCGACGACCGCCAGCTCGCAGGAAAAGATGGCGCTCAAGGGCAACTGGCGCGCATCCAAGCTGATGGGTCTCGACGTCTATAACGAAGCCAATGAAAAGCTCGGCGACATCAATGAATTGATCCTCGACAAGAACGGCAAGGTCGCCGCGGTGATCATCGGCGTCGGCGGCTTCTTGGGGATGGGCGAGCACGACATCGCCGTCTCCATGGACAAGCTGAAATTCGTTGAGGAGCCGATGCGCACCAGCTCGACGGCGCCCGCGACGACAAAGGAGACAACCACCAAGGAAACCACGACCGGCGCGGCCACGACCACCACCACCACGAACGCGCGGACGTCCAATGCAAACGACTGGACGCCCGACCACGCCGTCATGAGCGGCACCAAGGAACAGCTCAAGGCGATGCCGCAGTTCAAGTACTCGGATTACAACTAAACGTCCGGTATTTTCTCTCGAAAGGCCCCACCTTGGTGGGGCCTTTTTTCAGGCAGCGAGCCAGGAAAAATCATCGGCACGAAGTAAAAAAACAGGAACCATTGGCATCGCCCGGCGTCAAATTCCTGGCTTTCGATTTCATCCCCCATGATCGGAAGTCATTGGAATGACGGCCTCGGCGCCCGCCGCACTGAGGCCGTTTTTCGCTCAACGCCTCATTTCTGTGGCGCCCTGTGTCGTGCGCCG includes:
- a CDS encoding alpha/beta family hydrolase, yielding MMEKAAELLRIEVGFSEVVSALLVQPPQPRACYVFAHGAGAGMTHASMEAIAAGLAERGIASLRYQFPYMEKGSKRPDPPALAHAAVRAAVTEAARCYPAMPLIAGGKSFGGRMTSQAQASVALPGVRGIAFLGFPLHPAGKPSSDRAKHLAEVKIPMLFLQGTRDALAELSLLKPVVKALGSRATLHLLEAADHSFHVLKSSGRNDRVVLDEALDAFAAWVETIIS
- a CDS encoding di-heme-cytochrome C peroxidase; this encodes MRGWGIAKIVIALAIVGVGYAAFKDDIAKTWQDLHVRLVEHPTPKKTVWLDQGISKDRLSWFYHADQGTRTFSFPYEWLMALEQPTISWVPFTKVGLFSDPAYLDRYGFIADTIIPGKAELPIGFAKGSVMLDPTGAPWKNPRTKQEMKGVGLTCAACHTGSFTYKDTHVVIDGGPALTNLFAMKQGMGISLVLTRYWPGRFDRFADRILGPDSTVDDRETLKTQLDQVLAQYKQVKNLEERVAAQSILEGYGRLDALNRIGNQVFSLDLKKPENYAGSSAPVHFPRIWNTPWFDWVQYNGSIMRPMVRNAGESLGVSAELNLTDPSKGLYKSSVDLMSLYDMEQMIKGDKPPNAKDGFSGLKSPKWPGDILPPVDPKLAEKGAELYRTHCQECHRPPVTSAAFYDFNNKDWWTKNEAGEAILKVENVPISHIGTDPAQAADMLARTVAMPENLGIKNNSFAFALGELVEKTVDTIYNQQKPPTSPADRSRIDGYMPNELRGELAYKVRPLNGVWATPPYLHNGSVPTIDDLLGDPEQRPTKFYLGSREYDPVKLGYKSEPIAGGFEFDTSIRGNSNRGHEFRKDYDKNKEITGVIGPALSPDDRKALIEYLKTL
- a CDS encoding alpha/beta hydrolase, which translates into the protein MIPPLDPVVAQIIPLLPLRDPATMTPQTCRDDLRALAAARAKVPPPPVASTEDIKVKGAAGFLDARVYRNSNGKSPTVVFFHGGGWVAGDLETHDRQARWLAIETGAVVVSVDYRRPPEVRFPGAFEDAFAATKDVIARIAEFGGDAARVGVAGDSAGGNLAATTAIACRDAGIRLAAQLLVYPVTDVLGNFADAGENARFPSRHENADGYFLTRATMEWFCDHYLEDRAHGTDWRVSPLRAKNLSGVAPAIVTTAWFDPLRDEGKAYADALKAAGVPTSYHDGLGLIHGYFGLGEASETAKREAQRARAEFKALLDKGA
- a CDS encoding alpha/beta hydrolase; this translates as MPTQRIIECNGIRLNVAEQGEGPLVLLVHGFPESWFSWRHQIAALSAAGFRVVAPDMRGYGKSDAPQAIDQYTILHLVGDLVGILDALDVATAVIVGHDWGASVAWQAALMRPDRFRAVAALSVPFRPRGKAPPTSLMPRTENAQFYQLYFQEPGVAEAELGRDPRSTIRNMLFGASGDGVAAARAAAAVGGPAPNLGMVPKGGGFLQGPGAPKTLPAWLTESDIDFYGEEFRRTGFRGALNYYRNIDRNWEITGAMAGLPVSIPALYIAGDHDFIVAFPGTEQLLANMKNFVPALRKIQMLPGCGHWTQQERPNEVSAALIEFIRSLAG
- a CDS encoding NAD(P)H-binding protein, translating into MTKPILVTSAAGGAQGRTGRHVSEMLLKRGVPVRAFVRQIDERSDRLKSLGAEIFVGDFLDVRSVEQAARDVSAIYFAYPVQDGLGDATAAMAYAARRHGVSRLVNLVMYQSSIDAPTPRMRQNYLSEQVFEWAGVGPLHLRATVFYENVARLVGASMPARGAIRLPLGDENTILPLISAEDVARIAVGLLTGPERPAGAAFPVIGSTNSIREIVGAFARVFERDVHYEEISDEAWRSEVLARGWNAHAVEHLSALWKSLRAASLSAEIARFAVTDTIEKIGGAKPKTFEEFVREQQSELAPQPAAVAQT
- a CDS encoding TetR/AcrR family transcriptional regulator; translated protein: MSPKVRAGGGEADATEVRKRIIGAALSAFMEGGYAQTSTLEIATRARVSKRELYALFGNKEAMLVACITERAQRLKAPADLPELRNREILAEVLTAFGTRLLTETTDPIVVAMFRLAISETVHAPKVVQALDAVARKPTRDALRAIMASAKSAGLVAGETDPMAEKFLGLLWGDLMTSLLLQAASRPTAAEIARRAREATVALLKIYPEPGQTRP
- a CDS encoding PRC-barrel domain-containing protein — its product is MQKLLAAALLSAALFSVPGYAQSPQPADRAAPAATTASSQEKMALKGNWRASKLMGLDVYNEANEKLGDINELILDKNGKVAAVIIGVGGFLGMGEHDIAVSMDKLKFVEEPMRTSSTAPATTKETTTKETTTGAATTTTTTNARTSNANDWTPDHAVMSGTKEQLKAMPQFKYSDYN